ATTGGCGTAACGAACCACCTCCAGTGGACCGGCAATGTCCAGCAGAAGCGCATGCGGCGGCACGAGCGTAAAAAAAGGAACAACGCGCGTGTCGCCCTTATTCATCAGGCCGCCTCTTTCATCGTCGCCAGCACGTCATCGACGCCAACGATCCGTGCGAAGCGACCGGCCAGTACCAGCTCGGTGCGCTGACGGATGTCATCCGGGCTGAAAACAGTGCCTGATGCATGTGTCATCGGGAAAGTCAGCGTTGCTTCGGTGACGTAATCGACGGCGTAACCGAGATCGGACGCATGTCGGGTGGTGGTCTCGCAGCATTGTTCGGTACGGATACCGGAGATAATCAGCCGGTTGATTCCCCTCTGCGTCAGCCAGATTTGGAGACCGGTTCCCGCAAAGGCAGAATGCCGGTTTTTGCGGAAGGTCACGTCAGGGGAAATCCGCACACCTTCCAGCGGACGAATAAAGCCGCTGTCGCTCGAAAATGCTCTGTCGCCATCAACATGAAATATCTGGACGATGGGAATGCCAGCGGCTTTGGCGCCGTCAATCAGCGCCTGTTGTTTCTCGAGATAGGCGGCCAATTCGCTATCCTCGAAATACGGAGCGTGCCGAAAGGATTCCTGCACATCGATGACCATTAGGGCTGTATGGGAAGAGGACATTTCATGTTTCTCCGTTACCTTGATGCATAGCATAATTCGTCATGAAAACCCGGAAAAAAAGAAACCTTCCTGACAAAGAGCGGACACATCCAGCCATCACTTCTCTAATCTTGAAGCAACGGGTTGCCACCCGGCATGACAATGATAAGTTTCCGGCATATG
This genomic interval from Agrobacterium tumefaciens contains the following:
- a CDS encoding cysteine hydrolase family protein, yielding MSSSHTALMVIDVQESFRHAPYFEDSELAAYLEKQQALIDGAKAAGIPIVQIFHVDGDRAFSSDSGFIRPLEGVRISPDVTFRKNRHSAFAGTGLQIWLTQRGINRLIISGIRTEQCCETTTRHASDLGYAVDYVTEATLTFPMTHASGTVFSPDDIRQRTELVLAGRFARIVGVDDVLATMKEAA